A single genomic interval of Dyella sp. GSA-30 harbors:
- the mrcB gene encoding penicillin-binding protein 1B — protein sequence MAFLNRLSSFARACWPWIRIPFWVCMGLLFGFVLPYTVILNKRVQDRFNDLVFAVPTRVYARPLPLAANTPMTPAALELELTFAGYTRDERGDVAGSWTKDGSAYVIDSRGYAGPDGGELPRRVRVVFGKGQILSVKDLASGKPVDTVHLDPARIATLYGASQEERRIVRLADVPPLLLSGLQAVEDRDFKHHFGIDLSAILRASFANLRAGHTVQGGSTLTQQLVRNLFLDRDQNFTRKFNEALMSILIEAHYDKSRILEAYVNQVFLGQQGGQAVHGFAAASEFYFGRRMEDLRPQEVALLVGMVKGPSYYDPRRYPDHALSRRNLVLQQFVDTGLLTAEQGKAAQATPLGLASAGQLPHNRFPAFMQLVRAQITSDFDDDTLSAGNLSIFTTLDPAAQLYAEQAITTTAKALGKRGDAAQAAGVVTDAQTGNVLAIVGSKEPGDQGFNRAIDARRPIGSLMKPFVYLVALTDPSRWNLSTLIDDSPVAMRQPDGTMWTPQNDEHDVHGLVPMVDGLIHSWNLATIHLGMDVGVPRIKAFLESFGLQDVNPSPSLLLGAQDLSPLQVAQLYQYIATDGHALPLLAVRGVVDGDGRTIKRYEVKGGKGEYQDAVRLTTWAMQQVVRSGTAAAIGNSSLGVLNAAGKTGTSNDQRDSWFAGFTGDHLAVFWMGRDDNKPSGLYGATGSLRVWQELFRKLPTRPLPAAVGENLELAWINPQEGKRTDPSCQGARQFAVVAGTLAANTEGCFWQHVENLFGGGQDQPASASTAPARD from the coding sequence TTGGCCTTTCTGAACCGACTTTCCTCGTTCGCTCGCGCCTGCTGGCCCTGGATACGCATTCCATTCTGGGTCTGCATGGGGCTTTTGTTCGGCTTCGTCCTGCCGTACACGGTCATCCTCAACAAGCGCGTCCAGGATCGCTTCAATGACCTGGTTTTCGCGGTGCCGACGCGTGTCTACGCACGCCCCTTGCCATTGGCGGCCAATACGCCGATGACCCCGGCCGCGCTGGAACTGGAGCTGACCTTCGCCGGCTATACCCGTGATGAGCGCGGTGACGTCGCCGGCAGCTGGACCAAGGATGGCTCCGCCTACGTGATCGATTCGCGTGGCTATGCCGGCCCTGACGGCGGTGAGTTGCCGCGACGCGTTCGCGTCGTCTTCGGCAAGGGCCAGATCCTGTCGGTCAAGGATCTGGCCAGCGGCAAGCCGGTCGATACGGTGCATCTCGATCCCGCGCGTATTGCCACGTTGTACGGCGCGTCGCAGGAAGAGCGCCGCATCGTGCGCCTCGCCGATGTGCCGCCGCTGCTGCTCAGTGGCTTGCAGGCGGTCGAGGATCGCGACTTCAAGCATCATTTCGGTATCGACCTGTCGGCGATCCTGCGTGCGAGTTTTGCCAATCTGCGCGCCGGACACACGGTGCAGGGCGGCTCGACGTTGACCCAGCAGCTGGTGCGCAATCTGTTCCTCGATCGCGATCAGAATTTCACGCGCAAGTTCAACGAAGCGCTGATGTCGATCCTGATCGAAGCGCATTACGACAAGAGCCGCATTCTCGAGGCCTACGTCAACCAGGTCTTCCTTGGCCAGCAAGGCGGGCAGGCGGTGCATGGTTTTGCTGCTGCGTCGGAATTCTATTTCGGCCGCCGCATGGAAGACCTGCGTCCGCAGGAAGTGGCCTTGCTGGTGGGCATGGTCAAGGGACCGAGCTACTACGATCCGCGTCGCTACCCCGATCATGCGTTGTCGCGCCGCAACCTGGTGCTGCAACAGTTCGTCGACACGGGCTTGTTGACGGCCGAGCAGGGCAAGGCAGCGCAAGCGACGCCGCTTGGGTTGGCCAGCGCGGGGCAGCTTCCGCACAACCGGTTCCCAGCCTTCATGCAATTGGTACGTGCGCAGATCACCAGCGATTTCGACGACGACACGTTGAGCGCCGGCAATCTGAGCATCTTCACCACGCTTGATCCGGCCGCGCAGCTCTACGCCGAACAGGCCATTACCACCACCGCCAAGGCATTGGGCAAGCGCGGCGACGCGGCGCAGGCGGCCGGTGTGGTGACCGATGCACAAACCGGCAATGTGCTGGCGATCGTCGGCTCGAAGGAGCCGGGCGATCAGGGCTTCAATCGCGCCATCGATGCGCGTCGCCCGATCGGTTCGCTGATGAAGCCGTTCGTGTATCTGGTGGCACTGACCGATCCGTCGCGCTGGAATCTTTCAACGCTGATCGATGATTCGCCGGTGGCGATGCGTCAGCCGGACGGCACGATGTGGACGCCACAGAACGACGAACACGATGTCCATGGCCTGGTGCCGATGGTCGACGGTCTCATTCATTCGTGGAACCTGGCGACCATCCATCTGGGCATGGATGTCGGCGTGCCGCGCATCAAGGCTTTCCTGGAGTCGTTCGGCCTGCAGGATGTGAACCCCAGTCCGTCGTTGCTGCTGGGTGCGCAGGATCTGTCGCCGCTGCAAGTCGCGCAGCTCTACCAGTACATCGCCACCGATGGCCATGCGCTGCCGTTGCTCGCGGTGCGTGGCGTGGTCGACGGCGACGGTCGCACCATCAAGCGTTATGAAGTGAAGGGCGGCAAGGGCGAATACCAGGACGCCGTGCGACTGACGACCTGGGCGATGCAGCAGGTGGTGCGCTCGGGCACGGCGGCGGCGATCGGCAATTCCAGCCTCGGTGTGCTCAACGCAGCAGGCAAGACCGGTACCAGCAACGATCAGCGCGATAGCTGGTTCGCCGGCTTCACCGGTGATCATCTGGCGGTGTTCTGGATGGGCCGCGACGACAACAAGCCGAGCGGCCTGTACGGCGCCACCGGCAGCCTGCGCGTGTGGCAGGAACTGTTCCGTAAATTGCCGACGCGGCCGTTGCCGGCCGCGGTGGGTGAAAACCTGGAGCTGGCCTGGATCAATCCGCAGGAAGGCAAGCGGACCGACCCTTCCTGCCAGGGTGCACGACAATTTGCGGTGGTTGCCGGTACGCTGGCCGCCAACACGGAAGGCTGCTTCTGGCAACATGTCGAAAATCTGTTCGGCGGCGGTCAGGATCAGCCCGCCTCGGCCTCCACTGCACCCGCACGAGATTGA